The genome window AGcctgtggaggggcacctgggtggctcagtcagttatgtgtctgacaCCTGActgtggcttgggtcatgatgtcagggccATGAGATTGCGCCCCCCATCAAGCTTCACGGTCAGCACGGAACCTCCTTAAGTTTcttcttgccctctccctctgccctccttccccgGCTCACACACTCTTTATCTGTGTGCTTGAATTCTCTTAGAGGCTGATCTTGTCTGGTCTTGGGTGAGCGTTGATGTCTACTGatcctttgttttctcatttgggaAATAAGTCAGCTCCTCTAGAGTTGTAAAGCAGAAGGAAGATGGGGGGCACTTTCTGTAACCGATTTTCATGGAGTTAGTAGAGatccaaaataataatttgcaaatataacAGTTCCAAATTACATAGtggcataaaattattttcaactggAGACACTTTGGATTCAATTATTGCATAAGAGGCTTTTTTAGAGTTTCCCTTATCTGACTAAAAGCAGGAACCTCTAAGAGTCAGACTGCTGTAACTGCTTTCTCCCTGGGGTTTTGTCTgccaagaaagaagacaaagtagACCACTCGCCCCTGTATAAACAAGCAATATCACAgaatctcttctctctcctttgttcccTCAAAAGCCCATTTGTTCTTCCTACAAAAGCCTTTCACATATTAAATTAAGTATATGAACTCCCATTCTCTAATTATTGAACAAGCTACTTTTTTTTGTGCATCTTATATCCATCTTAAATACATATGAACAAACTCCGCCTGTTAATCTTGTGTCAGTTCAAAGATCATCAAAAAGTAAAGTTAAGAGGATGGAGGAAATATATTTCCTCCCTGGCAGAatgtattgtgtgtgtatatataggtacatatatgcatgcatacataacatatatatatatatatacacacacacacacacacacacacacacatatgtgtgtgtgtatatatgtgtatatatgtatatatatgtgtgtgtgtgtgtgtgtatatatctatatatatctgtgtgtttCCAAAGCCAATAatgaatacatttgaaaataccatttttttttctccaacaaaTCTCACAGGTATTTAGCAATGCAACTGCCTACAGAATCAATAAACAttccttaaatttttcttcttgaaaattcACCATCATTGAGCCaatattcttctcaaaataattcttttcattgCTTCTTTGGCCTCTGTGTTTCTCACACTGTATATCAGAAAATTTAGGATTGGCAACAAAAGAGTATAAAACACGGACGGGATTTTGGCTCTATCCTGTGGGTAGTTAGAGCTGCTGCCCAGATAAGTAAATATCACTGTTCCATAGAAGAGAGTCACTACCATTAGATGAGATGCACATGTGGAGAATGCCTTATACCTGCTCCTTGTGGAGTGTAACTTCAGGACAGTGAGGAGGATTCCCAGATAGGAACTAACCACTATCAGAAAGGTAGTCACTGATGTCGTGCCAGAGagaatagtaaataaaatcttgctgtACTGGGTGTCTGAACAGGACAGTTGAAAGAGCAGTGGGATATCACAGAAATAATGATTGATGACGTTGGGCCCACAGAAAGACAGGCTGAGCAAGCCACTCAGGTGGGTAAGTGAGCTGGCGGAACCTACCAGGTAGGAAGCAGTCACCAGGTGGACGCAGAACGTGCGGGTCATGAGGCCTTTGTAATGAAGTGGGCGGCAAATGGCAACATAGCGATCATAGGCCATGGCCGCCAGGAGGAAGCATTCGGTGGTCAGGAACATGCTGAAGAAGGAATACTGAAGGAGGCAACCGTGATAGGAGATGACTTTCCATCCTGTTGTGTAGCTCACCAACATTCTAGGAATAAAGACTGAGGCATAGCAGAAATCCAAGAAAGCCAAGTGACAAAGGAAAAAGTACTTGGGCAAATGGAGCTGGGCACTAGCCCAGATGACTGTGACAATGCAAACATTGCCCACCACAGTGGCGAGGTAGATTGAGAGAAATAGCAGGAAAAGGACAATATTCAATTCAGGGTTATCAGTCAGCCCCAGGAGAATGAATTCCGTTACCACACTGACatttctgttggccatttatgtGTCCCCCACTACGGGGGATCTGCAGGGAGCAAGAAACAATGGAAGTAAGCAAAGTATAGCATGAATATATGCTTTCAGTCAACTAGCATTTTTTGAAAACTGCACAATCTTAGTTAACAATCACAGTCCACAGGAAGAGTGAGAAGTCAGCCCGATAAGAGACTTTGGTTGATTCAAAGTCTCCTCTGGGGGCGTAAACTGACTTTATGCCCTGTGAGAACTTTGGAGGAATCCAAACTCCTGTGGAAAGCCTCATAGGAATGTAGGTTTAACAGAAAGAGCTTAGGAGATGGACCTGGAGTAATAGCATATTCCAGATTCCAGAACATAAGGCAAGGACCCtgcatttttagaaaaacatccCTTAACAAAGTACACAAAATCTCAGTATGTAACAGGTAAATTTCTGAGACATCTAGCAAAACTACTGTCTATGACATCTTTTTAACTTAGACAAAATAATAagtaactataaataaataaaataataataaataaaataaataaatatataaataaaacaataaaagaaataaaatattatacatgtTACACaataatatatacacaatataaacATGATTAGATTTATAGACTATccataaaaaagggaaaataagaattaaggatggggacgcctgggtggctcagttggctaagcagctgccttcggctcaggtcatgatcccagggtcctgggatcgagtcccacatcgggctccttgctcagcagagagcctgcttctccctctgcctctgcctgcctctttgtctgcctgtgctcactcgttctctctccctctgtctctggcaaataaataaataaataaaatcttaaaaaaaaaaaagaattaaggatgTCTAGAATAGAGAGTGaaaaaaagtaatcattttcTACATAACATTACTTCTTTCTTAAAACTCACTTGTTCCAGGAAATTGTTCTTTGCTATTCCAACAgatatttgttatttcattttcttatttccaagAGCATGTATTAGCCAATGGTGTGTCTTAGTCcatcagacatttttttctttaagattgaaTCAAGatactttttaatatgtttttgatCTCTGCAGTCAAAAGTCTAATTTCAAAGACAATGCGTATACTTTAGGTACATTAGATCATGCATGGATGcagatttttattaagaaaaggattattaaattaattttattttaggcttTCTTATATAATCCCAGTATACATAAAAAATGAGGTTATAATAGCTGGTATTTTAGAGAAACACaggattaaataatttttgaggAAAGCTTTTTTCACTCCAAGATTTATAGGAATACATGGTGGACTGTTACACTTTGGGAGTttccaataaaagaaataaaaataaagcatgctTCATATTAATTTGACAATTGAATCTTTTTATTGAACATTAATGAATATGGTGTTTCATAATCTAGGCTTTGGGAATAATATTTCCCTGATATTGAATAAAAAGGAGAATGACATGAGTTTGGATCTCTGCCCTTTACTCACAGTGTGGTGTAAAGTTAGTAACAATTCAAATGTTGCAAACCTTGGGACCAGATTGCGTTGATCATGTCTACTTTACTAAAATGCCAGAGGTGAAAAAGAAGGACATACTCATTTTTGCTCAATTAAATTGTGATTTCATGTCTAAGTCTCAGTTTCTAGCTTTACTGCCATTTCCTCTATGAATCTTTCTCAGAAGGTAGCTGtgataattaaataagaaaatatatgaaaactgtCTGGCACAGCCCCTAAATATTTGCTGTATAATCAAAGTAAAACAGACACCAGACTGTCTATTGACATACTGGACAAATGGCTTTtgactaaaataatattttggatctttgatttttttgtttgtttgtttcattttgtttagatAGCTTTGCCTGCCTCCCTTGACTTTAAACAATCCAATTTGTTATTTTGACGATGAGGTCCCTCTTAAGTCACTGATTttgtatgtgtttctttgattttcatttaataaGTAGTAATTTTCATCCGGACTGACTTTCATGCCATTTTTCTTTAACTGTAAAGTTGGTTGTACAGAATAAATTAATCTTTGAATCTAAGAATTAACTCTGGTAACAGGGCGAAAATCACCACTCTCTCAGATTTAATACAATTCGCAGCTTGTAataattaaacttaaattttaaagaatttctttaaataaatttccttttgtaatttaCATAACTATATGAAGCTCTAAATACAGCTACCTGAGAAAATAGGGAATGAacactttaattaatttattttttaaggatttatttgagagtgagaaagcatgagccagaggggcaaagggggagggagagcatctcaggcagactcccctctgagcagggagccatacaaaggtcttgatctcatcatcctgagatcatgatctgagccaaaattcaaTTGgaacttaactgaatgagccacccagaca of Mustela nigripes isolate SB6536 chromosome 1, MUSNIG.SB6536, whole genome shotgun sequence contains these proteins:
- the LOC132010021 gene encoding olfactory receptor 1052-like, with the protein product MANRNVSVVTEFILLGLTDNPELNIVLFLLFLSIYLATVVGNVCIVTVIWASAQLHLPKYFFLCHLAFLDFCYASVFIPRMLVSYTTGWKVISYHGCLLQYSFFSMFLTTECFLLAAMAYDRYVAICRPLHYKGLMTRTFCVHLVTASYLVGSASSLTHLSGLLSLSFCGPNVINHYFCDIPLLFQLSCSDTQYSKILFTILSGTTSVTTFLIVVSSYLGILLTVLKLHSTRSRYKAFSTCASHLMVVTLFYGTVIFTYLGSSSNYPQDRAKIPSVFYTLLLPILNFLIYSVRNTEAKEAMKRIILRRILAQ